The Candidatus Methylomirabilota bacterium DNA segment AGCCGAGTTGGTTCGTCTCAAGGTAGATGTCCTCGTTACTCAGAACACGGCAACGGCCCTGGCGGCCAAGCAGGCGACGAAGACGATCCCGATCGTCATGGTTAACGTCGGCGATCCCGTCGGGAGCGGGCTCGTGACCAGCCTGGCGCGACCTGGAGGCAACGTCACGGGCTTGTCTTTCCTCGCCCCCGACCTAGTCCCCAAAGCTCTCGAGTTCCTCAAGGCGGCTGCTCCCTCGGTGTCTCGGGTGGCGGTATGGATGGACCCGACGAATCCTGGCCAGACGTTGACTGATAAGCAGA contains these protein-coding regions:
- a CDS encoding ABC transporter substrate-binding protein, with the translated sequence MLRFLLIVAVALCSAPSVSSAQQASKVYRVGFLSYGGCPIRPDIMGPFRQGLRELAYVEGQNIIIECRGAPGAADRLSGFAAELVRLKVDVLVTQNTATALAAKQATKTIPIVMVNVGDPVGSGLVTSLARPGGNVTGLSFLAPDLVPKALEFLKAAAPSVSRVAVWMDPTNPGQTLTDKQ